The proteins below come from a single Nocardioides eburneiflavus genomic window:
- a CDS encoding LLM class flavin-dependent oxidoreductase: MKKIGFLNFGHWTDSPHSQVRSASDTLLQSIDLAVAAEELGADGAYFRVHHFARQLASPFPLLAAVGARTSRIEIGTGVIDMRYENPLYMAEDAGSADLISGGRLQLGISRGSPEQVIEGWRYFGYAPAEGEDQADMARRHTEVLLQVLEGEGFAQPNPRPMFPNPPGLLRIEPHSPGLRERIWWGAASDATARWAAEKGMHLMSSTLKADETGEPFHVQQRKQIEVYREAWMEAGHEGEPRVSVSRSIMPITTDMDRAYFGHEGSSSDQFGQIEANLRAVFGKTYAAEPDVLVKELADDEAVAAADTLLLTVPNQLGVDYNAHILESVLTDVAPDLGWR; encoded by the coding sequence ATGAAGAAGATCGGGTTCCTGAACTTCGGCCACTGGACCGACTCGCCGCACTCCCAGGTGCGCTCGGCGTCGGACACCCTGCTCCAGTCGATCGACCTCGCGGTCGCGGCGGAGGAGCTCGGCGCCGACGGGGCGTACTTCCGGGTGCACCACTTCGCCCGCCAGCTCGCCTCGCCGTTCCCGCTGCTCGCCGCCGTCGGCGCGCGCACCAGCCGGATCGAGATCGGCACCGGTGTGATCGACATGCGCTACGAGAACCCGCTGTACATGGCCGAGGACGCCGGCTCCGCCGACCTCATCTCCGGCGGCCGGCTCCAGCTCGGCATCAGCCGGGGATCACCGGAGCAGGTCATCGAGGGGTGGCGCTACTTCGGGTACGCCCCGGCGGAGGGCGAGGACCAGGCCGACATGGCCCGGCGGCACACCGAGGTGCTGCTCCAGGTGCTCGAGGGCGAGGGGTTCGCCCAGCCCAACCCGCGCCCGATGTTCCCCAACCCGCCCGGACTGCTCCGCATCGAGCCGCACTCGCCCGGCCTGCGCGAGCGCATCTGGTGGGGCGCCGCCTCCGACGCCACGGCACGCTGGGCGGCCGAGAAGGGCATGCACCTGATGAGCTCGACGCTGAAGGCCGACGAGACGGGCGAGCCGTTCCACGTCCAGCAGCGCAAGCAGATCGAGGTCTACCGGGAGGCGTGGATGGAGGCCGGCCACGAGGGCGAGCCGCGCGTGTCGGTCAGCCGGTCGATCATGCCGATCACCACCGACATGGACCGGGCCTACTTCGGCCACGAGGGCTCGAGCTCGGACCAGTTCGGGCAGATCGAGGCCAACCTGCGCGCGGTCTTCGGCAAGACGTACGCCGCCGAGCCGGATGTGCTGGTCAAGGAGCTGGCCGACGACGAGGCCGTCGCGGCCGCCGACACCCTGCTGCTGACAGTGCCCAACCAGCTGGGAGTGGACTACAACGCCCACATCCTGGAGTCGGTGCTCACCGACGTGGCACCGGACCTCGGCTGGCGCTGA
- a CDS encoding TIGR03557 family F420-dependent LLM class oxidoreductase → MTRFGYTLMTEQSGPRELVKYAVAAEQAGFDFEVMSDHYSPWLTEQGHAPYAWATLGAIAQATERVGLMTYVTCPTLRYHPAVVAQKAATLQILAEGRFTLGLGSGENLNEHVVGEGWPAIAERQDMLAEAIEVIRALHTGELVDHRGDFYQVESARIWDVPAQGVDLGVAVAGDRAIARFAPLADHLVAVEPKAEIVESWNSVEGAPRIGKDARAIGQIPICWDPDADVAVARAHEQFRWFGGGWSVNADLPTPAGFAGATTYVRPEDVADSIPCGPDLDKVLDAVSAYWEAGFTDVALVQVGDEGQDRFLAEAAGPLLDKLRAAAP, encoded by the coding sequence ATGACCCGCTTCGGATACACCCTGATGACCGAGCAGAGCGGCCCGCGGGAGCTCGTGAAGTACGCCGTCGCCGCCGAGCAGGCCGGCTTCGACTTCGAGGTGATGAGCGACCACTACTCCCCCTGGCTGACCGAGCAGGGGCACGCGCCGTACGCGTGGGCGACCCTCGGCGCCATCGCGCAGGCGACCGAGCGCGTGGGCCTGATGACCTACGTGACGTGCCCGACGCTGCGCTACCACCCCGCCGTGGTGGCGCAGAAGGCCGCGACCCTCCAGATCCTCGCGGAGGGCCGCTTCACCCTGGGTCTGGGCAGCGGCGAGAACCTCAACGAGCACGTCGTCGGCGAGGGCTGGCCGGCGATCGCCGAGCGGCAGGACATGCTGGCCGAGGCCATCGAGGTGATCCGCGCCCTCCACACCGGCGAGCTCGTCGACCACCGCGGCGACTTCTACCAGGTCGAATCGGCCCGCATCTGGGACGTCCCCGCGCAGGGGGTCGACCTCGGCGTCGCGGTCGCCGGCGACCGCGCGATCGCGCGTTTCGCGCCGCTCGCCGACCACCTGGTCGCCGTCGAGCCGAAGGCGGAGATCGTCGAGTCGTGGAACTCCGTCGAGGGCGCACCCCGCATCGGGAAGGACGCCCGTGCGATCGGCCAGATCCCGATCTGCTGGGACCCCGACGCGGACGTCGCCGTCGCCCGCGCTCACGAGCAGTTCCGCTGGTTCGGCGGCGGCTGGTCGGTCAACGCCGACCTGCCGACCCCGGCCGGCTTCGCAGGCGCCACGACGTACGTCCGGCCGGAGGACGTGGCGGACTCGATCCCGTGCGGCCCCGACCTGGACAAGGTCCTCGACGCGGTCTCCGCCTACTGGGAGGCCGGGTTCACCGACGTCGCGCTCGTGCAGGTCGGCGACGAGGGCCAGGACCGGTTCCTCGCCGAGGCGGCCGGTCCGCTGCTGGACAAGCTGCGCGCGGCCGCTCCGTGA
- a CDS encoding DUF305 domain-containing protein: MRRRAAAGLAVVALALGSATTAVAMTGQDDGSWWPGQHMTRQHMSRAGAMGPAGHMSHAWVDSEHAFLAEMIAHHEEAIDAAGELARSERPEMRAFGARIVESQSAQVEQMQAWLDEWYADRSHEVDYEPMMRDLAGLSGDELDEAFLSDMIGHHMGAVMMSQQLIVRDLADHPAVERLAVDIRDEQAREITMMRQWLGDWFDAGWGMPFSASRGPVPRR; the protein is encoded by the coding sequence ATGAGACGACGAGCTGCAGCAGGCCTGGCGGTGGTCGCCCTCGCGCTCGGCAGCGCCACGACCGCCGTCGCCATGACCGGTCAGGACGACGGCTCGTGGTGGCCCGGCCAGCACATGACGCGCCAGCACATGAGCCGCGCGGGGGCGATGGGACCGGCCGGCCACATGTCGCACGCGTGGGTGGACAGCGAGCACGCGTTCCTCGCCGAGATGATCGCCCACCACGAGGAGGCGATCGACGCGGCCGGCGAGCTGGCCCGCTCGGAGCGCCCCGAGATGCGCGCCTTCGGCGCCAGGATCGTCGAGAGCCAGTCCGCCCAGGTCGAGCAGATGCAGGCGTGGCTCGACGAGTGGTACGCCGACCGCTCGCACGAGGTCGACTACGAACCGATGATGCGCGACCTCGCCGGACTCTCCGGCGACGAGCTCGACGAGGCCTTCCTGTCCGACATGATCGGCCACCACATGGGGGCGGTGATGATGTCGCAGCAGCTGATCGTCCGCGACCTCGCCGACCACCCGGCCGTGGAGCGGCTGGCGGTCGACATCCGCGACGAGCAGGCCCGCGAGATCACGATGATGCGACAGTGGTTGGGCGACTGGTTCGACGCCGGGTGGGGGATGCCCTTCAGCGCCAGCCGAGGTCCGGTGCCACGTCGGTGA
- a CDS encoding GntR family transcriptional regulator, translating into MPVPASPTPLRTSLLRDTVHDRLRDAIVDGTLAPGEVVRDTELAAWLGVSRTPVREALLRLGETGLVRAAPGRSTVVAEIDLDEVRQAHAVVVAMHRLAVSEAVARLTEDDLDRMRAANVRFADAVEARDTAAALSADDDFHAVAVDVADNRAVATVLTQLTPVVRRLERRRFASHAAAESVTLHDRLVEACAARDADAAAEVAFRTWQNLADLIPDPQPDPQPDPRPDPRPDPRPDPRPDQQETP; encoded by the coding sequence ATGCCGGTGCCCGCCTCCCCCACCCCGCTCCGCACGTCGCTGCTGCGCGACACGGTCCACGACCGGCTGCGCGACGCGATCGTCGACGGCACCCTGGCGCCGGGCGAGGTCGTCCGCGACACCGAGCTCGCGGCGTGGCTCGGCGTGAGCCGTACGCCTGTGCGCGAGGCGCTGCTCCGGCTCGGGGAGACCGGGTTGGTCAGGGCGGCCCCCGGCCGCTCCACCGTGGTCGCCGAGATCGACCTCGACGAGGTCCGCCAGGCGCACGCCGTCGTGGTCGCCATGCACCGGCTCGCGGTGTCGGAGGCGGTCGCGCGGCTCACCGAGGACGACCTCGACCGGATGCGCGCGGCCAACGTCCGGTTCGCCGACGCGGTCGAGGCTCGCGACACCGCCGCGGCGTTGTCCGCCGACGACGACTTCCACGCCGTCGCGGTCGACGTGGCGGACAACCGCGCGGTCGCGACGGTGCTCACCCAGCTCACCCCTGTCGTACGCCGGCTCGAGCGACGCCGGTTCGCCTCGCACGCGGCAGCCGAGTCCGTCACGCTCCACGACCGGCTCGTCGAGGCCTGCGCCGCACGCGACGCCGACGCCGCGGCCGAGGTCGCCTTCCGCACCTGGCAGAACCTCGCCGACCTGATCCCCGACCCCCAGCCCGACCCCCAGCCCGACCCCCGGCCCGACCCCCGGCCCGACCCCCGGCCCGACCCCCGGCCCGACCAGCAGGAGACCCCGTGA
- a CDS encoding SDR family oxidoreductase encodes MSKPVIVVVGAGPGVSGSVARRFADEGYDVGLLGQDQEVLDDLVPDLEARGATVGHAVADVTDAQAARDAVRRFGEHTGRIDVLHFNPSAFREKDPLALTVEELLEDVALGVGALLTVVQAARPFMSSGGRVSVTGSMAADEPWEGAASLGVQKAGVRNLVHSLDKTLAPDGIRAVSVTVRGALSREGAFTPDRVAEAIWAAVARDEDGWTSEVPYRGQ; translated from the coding sequence ATGAGCAAGCCAGTCATCGTCGTCGTCGGAGCCGGACCGGGTGTCAGTGGATCGGTGGCGCGTCGCTTCGCCGACGAGGGCTACGACGTCGGGTTGCTCGGCCAGGACCAGGAGGTCCTCGACGACCTCGTGCCCGACCTCGAGGCTCGGGGCGCCACCGTCGGCCACGCGGTCGCCGACGTCACCGACGCGCAGGCCGCGCGCGACGCCGTACGCCGCTTCGGCGAGCACACCGGCCGCATCGACGTGCTGCACTTCAACCCCAGCGCCTTCCGCGAGAAGGACCCGCTCGCCCTCACCGTCGAGGAGCTGCTGGAGGACGTCGCCCTCGGGGTGGGTGCCCTGCTGACCGTCGTGCAGGCGGCCCGTCCCTTCATGTCCTCCGGCGGGCGGGTGAGCGTCACGGGCAGCATGGCGGCTGACGAGCCGTGGGAGGGCGCGGCGTCGCTTGGCGTGCAGAAGGCGGGCGTGCGCAACCTCGTGCACAGCCTCGACAAGACGCTGGCGCCCGACGGCATCCGGGCGGTCTCGGTCACCGTCCGGGGCGCGCTGTCGCGCGAGGGGGCGTTCACGCCGGACCGGGTGGCCGAGGCCATCTGGGCCGCGGTCGCCCGCGACGAGGACGGGTGGACCAGCGAGGTGCCCTACCGCGGCCAGTGA
- a CDS encoding 1-aminocyclopropane-1-carboxylate deaminase, giving the protein MILEQFPRHPLTFGPSPVHHLRRLSDHLAARGGGAQVWAKREDVNSGLAFGGNKVRKLEYIVPDVLASGADTLVSIGGYQSNHTRQVAAVAAHLGLKCRLVQEKWVPWDDPTNTQVGNILLSRMMGADSRLDPHGFDIGIRDSWKDAIREVEEAGGTPYAIPAGASEHRLGGLGFASWAFEVAEQEKAVGLTFDTIVVCTVTGSTHAGMIAGFAALEDLTGVRRRVLGIDASATIEKTRDQVARIARHTAELIELGRDLRDDEITVLEGWAGELYGLPVDSTMEAMALGAQLEAMITDPVYEGKSLAGLVDLVESREIPADSHVLYSHLGGQPAINAYHSLWPAQA; this is encoded by the coding sequence GTGATCCTCGAGCAGTTCCCCCGCCACCCGCTCACCTTCGGGCCCTCCCCCGTCCACCACCTGCGGCGGCTCAGCGACCACCTCGCCGCCCGCGGCGGCGGCGCGCAGGTGTGGGCCAAGCGCGAGGACGTCAACAGTGGTCTCGCCTTCGGCGGCAACAAGGTCCGCAAGCTCGAGTACATCGTCCCCGACGTGCTCGCCAGCGGGGCCGACACGCTCGTCTCGATCGGCGGCTACCAGTCCAACCACACGCGGCAGGTCGCGGCCGTCGCCGCGCACCTCGGGCTGAAGTGCCGCCTCGTCCAGGAGAAGTGGGTGCCGTGGGACGACCCGACCAACACCCAGGTCGGCAACATCCTGCTCAGCCGGATGATGGGCGCCGACTCGCGCCTGGACCCGCACGGCTTCGACATCGGCATCCGCGACTCGTGGAAGGACGCGATCCGTGAGGTGGAGGAGGCGGGCGGCACGCCGTACGCCATCCCGGCCGGCGCGAGCGAGCACCGGCTCGGCGGCCTCGGGTTCGCGAGCTGGGCCTTCGAGGTCGCCGAGCAGGAGAAGGCGGTCGGTCTCACCTTCGACACCATCGTCGTCTGCACCGTCACCGGCTCCACCCACGCCGGGATGATCGCCGGGTTCGCCGCGCTCGAGGACCTCACCGGCGTACGCCGCCGCGTGCTCGGCATCGACGCCAGCGCGACGATCGAGAAGACCCGCGACCAGGTGGCCCGCATCGCGCGCCACACCGCCGAGCTGATCGAGCTCGGCCGGGACCTGCGCGACGACGAGATCACGGTGCTCGAGGGCTGGGCCGGCGAGCTGTACGGGCTCCCGGTCGACTCCACGATGGAGGCGATGGCCCTCGGCGCGCAGCTCGAGGCGATGATCACCGACCCGGTCTACGAGGGGAAGTCGCTCGCCGGGCTCGTCGACCTCGTCGAGTCGCGCGAGATCCCGGCCGACTCCCACGTGCTCTACTCCCACCTCGGCGGCCAGCCGGCGATCAACGCCTACCACTCCCTCTGGCCCGCGCAGGCCTGA